One segment of Streptomyces sp. NBC_01463 DNA contains the following:
- a CDS encoding tetratricopeptide repeat protein, protein MTDQAVDTSGPAEAAGTEEPDTVEPVQFFGRERELKELRADIERAGLDTMAGRKSGRARVLLIAGRPGSGRTALAGELTRRLLGTGDYPDGLIRVRLTEPDGTPVPADRAARELLGGLGVAGPPGADADELTEMVREALAVRRVLLLLDDAPDAEQVDPLLPDNPDCLVVATSQGPLTGIPGVRPCTLGGLDAASAVQLLARAIGQVRITVDPLTAETLAEECGGQPAALVMIGGWLATRPTASVADVTKQLRELPDDAEQPTGARPLARAFRLVHDSLPPTAARILRLLSLAPAGLADAHTASALAGCSVSAARTTLDDFVTLGLLRADGAEEPQYEVPGCLAGLLRALLEDRDRPAEIQLARARMLERTVRLLQSCRAVTEPEGSPARRKLAGLPRSLRFPAPEAAAAWLRSRRPALLASARIAVEDGELDTLARRLVAALVRALAAHEGTEAAAPDLYGLHGLVLAVAERRELPRERAAALLNLADLDAGTGRTREALARYRAALDAGRAAKDPYATGRAMESVGGAYAELGDFHRASDWYGRALAQRLTQGERADEARLYGRIGTVHTYAGRYGEALRSWRAAAAGYRRLGDLPAQARALSEVARVQEYAGRPQESLQTCREAVEWARQAKDLRLQAALELRLADTLDRLGDPAAAGLHRGAAERLLGEESAAYEIRSPSTEN, encoded by the coding sequence GTGACGGATCAGGCGGTGGACACCAGCGGCCCGGCTGAGGCAGCGGGGACCGAGGAGCCGGACACCGTCGAGCCAGTCCAATTCTTCGGGCGCGAGCGAGAGTTGAAGGAACTCCGGGCCGATATCGAGCGTGCCGGACTGGACACCATGGCCGGGCGCAAGAGCGGCAGGGCCCGGGTCCTGCTGATCGCCGGACGCCCCGGCTCCGGCCGCACCGCGCTGGCCGGTGAACTCACCCGCAGGCTGCTCGGCACCGGCGACTACCCCGACGGGCTGATCCGCGTCCGGCTCACCGAACCCGACGGCACCCCCGTACCCGCCGACCGCGCCGCGCGCGAACTCCTCGGCGGCCTCGGCGTGGCCGGACCGCCCGGCGCGGACGCGGACGAACTCACCGAGATGGTCCGCGAGGCGCTCGCCGTACGCCGCGTCCTGCTGCTGCTCGACGACGCACCCGACGCCGAACAGGTCGACCCGCTGCTGCCGGACAACCCGGACTGCCTCGTCGTCGCCACCTCCCAGGGCCCGTTGACCGGCATCCCCGGTGTCCGGCCCTGCACCCTCGGCGGCCTGGACGCGGCCTCCGCCGTCCAGTTGCTCGCCCGTGCCATCGGCCAGGTCAGGATCACCGTCGACCCGCTGACGGCCGAGACCCTGGCCGAGGAGTGCGGGGGCCAGCCCGCCGCACTGGTCATGATCGGCGGCTGGCTCGCCACCCGGCCGACGGCCTCGGTGGCCGACGTCACCAAACAGCTGCGGGAGCTGCCGGACGACGCCGAGCAGCCCACCGGCGCCCGCCCGCTGGCCCGTGCGTTCCGGCTGGTCCACGACTCGCTGCCGCCGACCGCCGCCCGGATACTGCGTCTGCTCTCCCTCGCCCCGGCCGGGCTCGCCGACGCCCACACCGCATCGGCGCTGGCCGGCTGCTCCGTCTCGGCCGCCCGGACCACCCTCGACGACTTCGTGACGCTGGGCCTGCTGCGGGCCGACGGGGCCGAGGAGCCGCAGTACGAGGTGCCCGGCTGCCTCGCCGGGCTGCTGCGGGCGCTGCTGGAGGACCGGGACCGCCCGGCCGAGATCCAGCTCGCCCGCGCCCGGATGCTGGAGCGCACCGTGCGGCTGCTCCAGTCCTGCCGGGCGGTCACCGAACCCGAAGGCTCCCCGGCCCGGCGCAAGCTGGCCGGGCTGCCGCGCTCCTTGCGGTTCCCGGCTCCCGAGGCCGCCGCCGCATGGCTGCGCAGCCGCCGGCCCGCGCTGCTCGCCTCCGCCAGGATCGCCGTCGAGGACGGTGAACTCGACACCCTGGCAAGGCGGTTGGTGGCCGCCCTGGTACGGGCGCTGGCCGCGCACGAGGGCACCGAGGCGGCCGCGCCCGATCTCTACGGACTGCACGGTCTGGTGCTGGCCGTGGCGGAGCGGCGCGAGCTGCCCCGGGAGCGGGCGGCCGCTCTGCTCAACCTCGCGGATCTCGACGCCGGGACCGGCCGGACCCGGGAGGCGCTGGCGCGCTACCGGGCCGCGCTGGACGCCGGACGGGCCGCGAAGGACCCGTACGCCACCGGCCGCGCGATGGAATCCGTAGGCGGTGCCTACGCCGAGCTGGGCGACTTCCACCGGGCCTCCGACTGGTACGGGCGGGCGCTCGCCCAGCGGCTCACCCAGGGGGAGCGGGCCGACGAGGCGCGGCTGTACGGGCGGATCGGCACCGTCCACACCTACGCCGGCCGGTACGGGGAGGCGCTGCGGAGCTGGCGGGCCGCGGCGGCCGGCTACCGCAGGCTCGGCGACCTGCCGGCCCAGGCGCGGGCGCTCAGCGAGGTCGCCCGGGTCCAGGAGTACGCGGGCCGTCCGCAGGAGTCGCTGCAGACCTGCCGGGAGGCCGTGGAATGGGCGCGGCAGGCCAAGGACCTGCGGCTGCAGGCCGCTCTGGAGCTCCGGCTGGCCGACACGCTGGACCGGCTCGGAGACCCCGCGGCCGCGGGTCTGCACAGGGGTGCGGCCGAGAGATTGCTGGGCGAGGAGAGCGCAGCCTACGAAATCCGTAGTCCATCGACAGAAAATTAA
- a CDS encoding NUDIX hydrolase, with product MGFQDTPEEWPVTATVTPFRGNKTSVRTDDVEMPDGTVVRRDYQVHPGSVAVLALDDEDRVLVLRQYRHPVRHKLWEIPAGLLDVPGENPLHAAQRELYEEAYVKAEDWRVLTDIYTTPGGCDEAVRIFLARNISEADGERFEVSEEEADMEVARVPLQDLVRGVLAGDLHNSCLVVGVLALAAARAGDGTDALRPAEAPWPARPFEA from the coding sequence ATGGGTTTCCAGGACACGCCCGAGGAGTGGCCGGTCACCGCGACCGTGACTCCGTTCCGGGGCAACAAGACCAGCGTCCGCACCGATGACGTGGAGATGCCCGACGGCACGGTCGTGCGCCGCGACTACCAGGTCCACCCCGGCTCGGTCGCCGTGCTCGCGCTCGACGACGAGGACCGCGTCCTCGTGCTGCGCCAGTACCGCCACCCGGTGCGCCACAAGCTGTGGGAGATCCCGGCCGGACTGCTCGACGTCCCCGGCGAGAACCCGCTGCACGCCGCGCAGCGCGAGCTCTACGAGGAGGCGTACGTCAAGGCCGAGGACTGGCGGGTGCTGACCGACATCTACACCACGCCCGGCGGCTGCGACGAAGCCGTACGGATCTTCCTCGCCCGGAACATCTCCGAGGCGGACGGGGAGCGCTTCGAGGTCTCCGAGGAGGAGGCCGACATGGAGGTGGCCCGGGTGCCGCTCCAGGACCTCGTGCGGGGCGTGCTCGCCGGGGACCTGCACAACAGCTGCCTGGTGGTGGGGGTGCTGGCACTGGCCGCCGCGCGCGCGGGCGACGGGACCGACGCGCTGCGGCCCGCGGAGGCCCCCTGGCCCGCCCGCCCGTTCGAGGCCTGA
- a CDS encoding rRNA pseudouridine synthase: MRSSGRNSGSGSGGGRSGGGAGGRSSGGSGGGRSSGGAGGRSGGAGGRNNSGTGRNSNPSPRVSGSGRDDNQEQRPRRPRPEERRYDVGNDKPGGDGGTRKGRGASARGGAKGGPKAATPGSARSGGPRRTPYGAQARPRELDAKIEQRNRDRYANKPEINTPKTHPGAEQEGERLQKVLARAGMGSRRACEELIEQSRVEVNGEIVVEQGMRVDVHHDEIKVDGLTVATQSYLFFALNKPAGVVSSMEDPDGRQCLGDYVTNRETRLFHVGRLDTETEGIIMLTNHGELAHRLTHPKYGVKKTYLAAIQGPLPRDLGKRLKDGIQLEDGYARADHFRVVENTGKNYLVEVTLHEGRKHIVRRMLAEAGFPVERLVRTSFGPIPLGDQKSGWLRRLTNTEVGMLMREVGL; the protein is encoded by the coding sequence ATGCGAAGCAGTGGCAGGAACAGCGGAAGCGGCAGCGGCGGCGGCAGGAGCGGCGGCGGCGCGGGCGGCAGGAGCAGCGGCGGCAGCGGCGGCGGCAGGAGCAGCGGCGGCGCGGGCGGCAGGAGCGGCGGCGCGGGCGGCAGGAACAACAGCGGCACCGGCCGGAACAGCAACCCGAGCCCCCGCGTGTCCGGCTCCGGGCGCGACGACAACCAGGAGCAGCGCCCCCGCCGGCCCCGCCCCGAGGAGCGCCGCTACGACGTGGGCAACGACAAGCCGGGCGGCGACGGCGGCACCCGCAAGGGCCGCGGCGCGTCGGCCCGCGGCGGTGCCAAGGGCGGCCCGAAGGCGGCGACGCCCGGCTCCGCCAGGAGCGGCGGTCCGCGACGTACCCCGTACGGCGCCCAGGCCCGCCCGCGCGAGCTCGACGCCAAGATCGAGCAGCGCAACCGTGACAGGTACGCGAACAAGCCCGAGATCAACACGCCCAAGACCCACCCGGGCGCCGAGCAGGAGGGCGAGCGGCTGCAGAAGGTCCTCGCCCGGGCCGGCATGGGCTCCCGCCGCGCGTGCGAGGAGCTCATCGAGCAGTCCCGCGTCGAGGTGAACGGTGAGATCGTCGTCGAGCAGGGCATGCGCGTCGACGTCCACCACGACGAGATCAAGGTCGACGGCCTGACCGTCGCCACCCAGTCGTACCTCTTCTTCGCGCTGAACAAGCCGGCCGGTGTCGTCTCCTCCATGGAGGACCCGGACGGCCGCCAGTGCCTCGGCGACTACGTCACCAACCGTGAGACGCGTCTCTTCCACGTCGGCCGGCTGGACACCGAGACCGAGGGCATCATCATGCTCACCAACCACGGCGAGCTGGCCCACCGTCTCACCCACCCGAAGTACGGCGTGAAGAAGACCTACCTCGCGGCCATCCAGGGCCCGCTCCCGCGCGACCTGGGCAAGCGGCTCAAGGACGGCATCCAGCTGGAGGACGGGTACGCCCGCGCCGACCACTTCCGCGTCGTCGAGAACACCGGCAAGAACTACCTCGTCGAGGTCACCCTCCACGAGGGCCGCAAGCACATCGTCCGCCGGATGCTGGCCGAGGCCGGCTTCCCCGTCGAGCGGCTCGTGCGCACGTCCTTCGGACCGATCCCGCTGGGCGACCAGAAGTCGGGCTGGCTGCGCCGGCTCACCAACACCGAAGTGGGCATGCTGATGCGCGAGGTCGGTCTGTAG
- the scpB gene encoding SMC-Scp complex subunit ScpB → MSEQDVTGSTVAELDLKPALEAVLMVVDEPATEEHLAKVLERPRRAVADALRELADEYTVQRRGFDLRLVAGGWRFYTRPEYAAAVEGFVLDGQHARLTQAALETLAVVAYRQPVSRSRVSAVRGVNCDGVMRTLLQRGLVEEAGAEPETGAILYRTTNYFLERMGLRGLDELPELAPFLPEADAIEAETLEGVPSFDPDAPDTPDTHADDKTDF, encoded by the coding sequence ATGAGCGAGCAGGACGTCACCGGTTCCACCGTCGCGGAGCTCGATCTCAAGCCGGCCCTGGAGGCCGTCCTCATGGTCGTCGACGAGCCCGCCACCGAGGAGCACCTGGCCAAGGTGCTGGAGCGGCCCCGGCGGGCCGTCGCGGACGCGCTGCGGGAGCTGGCCGACGAGTACACCGTGCAGCGCCGCGGTTTCGACCTCAGGCTGGTCGCGGGCGGCTGGCGCTTCTACACCCGCCCGGAGTACGCGGCGGCGGTCGAGGGCTTCGTCCTGGACGGCCAGCACGCCCGTCTCACCCAGGCCGCGCTGGAGACCCTGGCGGTCGTCGCGTACCGCCAGCCGGTGAGCCGTTCGAGGGTTTCCGCGGTGCGTGGAGTGAACTGTGACGGGGTCATGCGGACCCTGCTGCAGAGGGGTCTGGTAGAGGAAGCGGGCGCGGAACCCGAAACAGGTGCGATCCTGTACAGGACGACGAACTACTTTCTGGAGCGGATGGGCCTGCGTGGCCTGGATGAGCTCCCGGAGCTCGCGCCCTTCCTCCCCGAGGCGGACGCGATCGAGGCTGAGACGCTAGAGGGTGTGCCGTCGTTCGATCCGGACGCACCGGACACCCCGGATACTCACGCAGACGACAAGACGGATTTTTGA
- a CDS encoding segregation/condensation protein A, whose translation MPTPDQPARTSRRPLGRGPGGGPVPGDVLPAVVDDVPAVDPAPVVLEVPVVDEASVIDEAPVVDDVPVVDEAPAAVAPAPAPAPTPDDGRFTVRLANFEGPFDLLLQLISKHKLDVTEVALSKVTDEFMAHIRAMGPDWDLDQTTEFLVVAATLLDLKAARLLPSAEVEDEGDLALLEARDLLFARLLQYRAYKRIAEIFSARLESEGRRFPRTVGLEPHHAELLPDVVISIGAEGFARLAVKAMQPKPRPQVYIDHIHAPLVSVREQAGIVVERLREAGEISFRELTADAPDTLTVVARFLALLELYREKAVALDQDEALGELMVRWAGGEGAEPAVTDEFDQEAQDVRDAQRDVKA comes from the coding sequence ATGCCGACGCCCGACCAGCCCGCCCGCACCTCCCGCCGCCCACTGGGCCGCGGGCCGGGCGGGGGACCCGTGCCGGGGGACGTCCTCCCGGCGGTGGTGGACGACGTGCCTGCGGTGGATCCGGCGCCGGTGGTGCTTGAGGTGCCGGTGGTGGACGAGGCGTCTGTGATCGACGAGGCGCCAGTGGTGGACGACGTGCCTGTGGTCGACGAGGCCCCTGCGGCGGTAGCCCCCGCTCCCGCTCCCGCCCCCACTCCCGACGACGGGCGTTTCACCGTTCGGCTGGCGAACTTCGAGGGGCCGTTCGATCTCCTGCTCCAGCTCATCTCCAAGCACAAGCTGGATGTGACCGAGGTCGCCCTGTCCAAGGTCACCGACGAGTTCATGGCCCACATCCGGGCCATGGGGCCCGACTGGGACCTCGACCAGACCACCGAGTTCCTCGTGGTCGCCGCGACCCTCCTCGACCTGAAGGCGGCCCGGCTGCTGCCCTCCGCCGAGGTGGAGGACGAGGGCGACCTGGCGCTCCTGGAGGCAAGGGACCTGCTCTTCGCGCGACTGCTCCAGTACCGCGCGTACAAGCGCATCGCCGAGATCTTCAGCGCCCGTCTCGAATCCGAGGGCCGGCGCTTCCCCCGTACCGTCGGACTGGAACCGCATCACGCGGAACTGCTGCCCGACGTCGTCATCAGCATCGGGGCCGAGGGCTTCGCCCGGCTCGCCGTGAAGGCGATGCAGCCGAAGCCCAGGCCCCAGGTCTACATCGACCACATCCACGCCCCGCTGGTCAGCGTGCGCGAGCAGGCCGGGATCGTGGTGGAGCGGCTGCGGGAGGCGGGCGAGATCAGCTTCCGGGAGCTGACCGCGGACGCCCCGGACACCCTCACCGTCGTCGCACGGTTCCTGGCGCTGCTGGAGCTCTACCGGGAGAAGGCCGTCGCCCTGGACCAGGACGAGGCGCTCGGCGAGCTCATGGTGCGCTGGGCCGGGGGAGAGGGAGCGGAGCCGGCCGTGACGGACGAGTTCGACCAGGAGGCACAGGACGTGCGGGACGCGCAGAGGGACGTGAAGGCATGA
- a CDS encoding ParA family protein: protein MPARGQSPNGLEAVGSVAVRTFATHQHMTTAPQMMDGLHVNAMAGNESGRDTAHFADFDEAPQGHFYDPDAEYEPDPEYAATLAPDAARQRRERIGPTGRPLPYFPIPGPLTDHGPAKIIAMCNQKGGVGKTTSTINLGAALAEYGRRVLLVDFDPQGALSVGLGVNPMELDLTVYNLLMERGMAADEVLLKTAVPNMDLLPSNIDLSAAEVQLVSEVARESTLQRALKPLMADYDYIVIDCQPSLGLLTVNALTAAHKVIVPLECEFFALRGVALLTETIEKVQERLNPELELDGILATMYDSRTVHSREVLARVVEAFDDHVYHTVIGRTVRFPETTVAGEPITTYASNSVGAAAYRQLAREVLARCHAE from the coding sequence ATGCCGGCGCGGGGCCAGAGCCCGAACGGGCTGGAGGCTGTCGGCTCCGTCGCTGTCCGCACCTTCGCCACCCACCAGCACATGACGACAGCCCCCCAGATGATGGACGGCCTACACGTGAACGCCATGGCCGGCAACGAGAGTGGCCGGGACACCGCCCACTTCGCCGACTTCGACGAAGCGCCCCAGGGGCACTTCTACGACCCAGACGCCGAGTACGAGCCCGATCCGGAGTACGCGGCCACCCTCGCGCCCGACGCCGCCCGGCAGCGCCGCGAGCGGATCGGCCCGACCGGCCGCCCCCTGCCCTACTTCCCCATCCCGGGCCCGCTGACCGATCACGGCCCCGCGAAGATCATCGCGATGTGCAACCAGAAGGGCGGCGTGGGCAAGACCACGTCGACCATCAACCTGGGTGCCGCGCTCGCGGAGTACGGCCGGCGCGTCCTGCTCGTCGACTTCGACCCGCAGGGGGCCCTGTCCGTCGGCCTCGGCGTCAACCCGATGGAGCTCGACCTCACCGTCTACAACCTGCTCATGGAGCGGGGCATGGCGGCCGACGAGGTCCTCCTGAAGACCGCCGTGCCCAACATGGACCTGCTGCCGAGCAACATCGACCTGTCGGCCGCCGAGGTCCAGCTGGTCAGCGAGGTCGCCCGGGAGTCCACGCTGCAGCGCGCCCTGAAGCCGCTGATGGCCGACTACGACTACATCGTGATCGACTGCCAGCCCTCGCTCGGCCTGCTCACCGTGAACGCGCTGACCGCCGCGCACAAGGTGATAGTGCCGCTCGAGTGCGAGTTCTTCGCGCTGCGCGGGGTGGCGCTGCTCACCGAGACCATCGAGAAGGTCCAGGAGCGGCTCAACCCGGAGCTGGAGCTCGACGGCATCCTCGCCACCATGTACGACTCCCGTACGGTGCACAGCCGCGAGGTCCTCGCGCGCGTCGTCGAGGCCTTCGACGACCACGTCTACCACACGGTCATCGGGCGTACGGTCCGCTTCCCGGAGACCACGGTCGCCGGTGAGCCCATCACCACGTACGCCTCCAACTCGGTCGGTGCCGCCGCCTATCGCCAGCTCGCCAGGGAGGTGCTCGCCCGGTGTCACGCCGAGTGA
- the pnuC gene encoding nicotinamide riboside transporter PnuC: MSLADVLDPLQQPLVTVLDTPVSWTEVLGFGSGALCVWLVARQHLANWPIGIANNVFFILLFTQSGLYADAGLQIVFIVLAAYGWWTWTHGGGPGTDGLPVRRTTRTEWTGLLAAGAVGTLALTVLLGRATDSTVPFWDALTTALSLAATYGQCRKLVESWWLWIAADLVYIPLYAYKELYLTSLLYAGFLTLCLIGLRNWTRDLAVRPQEPVEAVA, translated from the coding sequence GTGAGTCTCGCGGACGTACTCGATCCCCTGCAGCAACCCCTGGTGACGGTTCTGGACACCCCGGTCAGCTGGACCGAGGTGCTGGGCTTCGGCAGCGGGGCGCTGTGCGTCTGGCTCGTGGCCCGCCAGCACCTCGCCAACTGGCCGATCGGCATCGCCAACAACGTCTTCTTCATCCTGCTGTTCACCCAGTCCGGGCTCTACGCGGACGCGGGTCTCCAGATCGTCTTCATCGTCCTTGCCGCGTACGGCTGGTGGACCTGGACCCACGGGGGTGGACCAGGGACGGACGGACTGCCGGTGCGGCGCACCACCCGCACCGAGTGGACCGGGCTGCTCGCGGCAGGGGCGGTGGGGACCCTCGCCCTGACCGTGCTGCTCGGCCGGGCCACCGACTCGACCGTGCCCTTCTGGGACGCGCTGACGACCGCGCTGTCCCTCGCGGCGACGTACGGGCAGTGCCGGAAGCTCGTCGAGTCGTGGTGGCTGTGGATCGCCGCCGACCTCGTGTACATCCCGCTGTACGCGTACAAGGAGCTCTATCTGACCTCGCTGCTGTACGCCGGGTTCCTGACGCTGTGCCTGATCGGCCTGCGCAACTGGACCCGGGACCTCGCCGTCCGCCCGCAGGAACCCGTGGAGGCCGTGGCATGA
- the ald gene encoding alanine dehydrogenase: MKVGIPREVKNNEFRVAITPAGVHELVRHGHQVVVEENAGAGSSITDLEYVAAGAQILPTADEVWATADLLLKVKEPVAEEYHRLRKDQTLFTYLHLAASRACTDALLESGTTAIAYETVETANRALPLLAPMSEVAGRLAPQVGAYHLMRSVGGRGVLPGGVPGTAAGRAVVIGGGVSGWNATQIAVGLGFHVTLLDRDINKLREADKIFGTKVQTVVSNAFELEKAVVEADLVVGAVLIPGAKAPKLVTNELVAKMKPGSVLVDIAIDQGGCFEDSHPTTHAEPTFMVHDSVFYCVANMPGAVPNTSTYALTNATLPYIVELANRGWAEALRRDAALAKGLNTHDGQVVYREVAEAHGLDHVELSTLLG; this comes from the coding sequence GTGAAGGTCGGCATCCCCCGCGAAGTCAAGAACAACGAGTTCCGCGTGGCGATCACGCCTGCCGGTGTGCACGAGCTCGTCCGCCACGGCCACCAGGTCGTCGTCGAGGAGAACGCCGGGGCCGGCTCCTCCATCACGGACCTGGAGTACGTCGCCGCCGGGGCGCAGATCCTGCCCACCGCCGACGAGGTCTGGGCCACCGCCGACCTGCTGCTGAAGGTCAAGGAGCCGGTCGCCGAGGAGTACCACCGCCTCCGCAAGGACCAGACCCTCTTCACGTACCTGCACCTCGCCGCCTCCCGCGCGTGCACGGACGCGCTGCTGGAGTCCGGCACCACCGCCATCGCCTACGAGACCGTCGAGACCGCGAACCGCGCGCTGCCGCTGCTCGCCCCGATGTCCGAGGTCGCGGGCCGGCTGGCCCCGCAGGTCGGCGCGTACCACCTGATGCGCTCGGTCGGCGGCCGCGGCGTGCTGCCCGGCGGTGTGCCCGGCACGGCGGCCGGCCGGGCCGTCGTCATCGGCGGCGGCGTCTCCGGCTGGAACGCCACGCAGATCGCCGTCGGTCTCGGATTCCACGTCACGCTGCTCGACAGGGACATCAACAAGCTCCGCGAGGCCGACAAGATCTTCGGCACCAAGGTGCAGACCGTCGTCTCCAACGCCTTCGAACTGGAGAAGGCCGTCGTCGAGGCGGACCTCGTCGTCGGCGCCGTGCTGATCCCCGGCGCGAAGGCCCCGAAGCTGGTCACCAACGAGCTCGTCGCCAAGATGAAGCCCGGAAGTGTACTTGTCGACATTGCAATTGATCAGGGTGGCTGCTTCGAGGACTCGCACCCGACGACGCACGCCGAGCCGACCTTCATGGTTCACGACTCGGTCTTCTACTGCGTCGCCAACATGCCGGGCGCGGTCCCGAACACGTCCACGTACGCCCTCACCAACGCGACGCTGCCCTACATCGTGGAGCTCGCGAACCGTGGCTGGGCCGAGGCGCTGCGCCGTGACGCCGCACTCGCCAAGGGCCTCAACACCCATGACGGGCAGGTCGTTTACCGCGAGGTCGCCGAGGCGCACGGTCTCGACCACGTCGAACTGAGCACGCTTCTCGGCTGA
- a CDS encoding AAA family ATPase, translated as MKPFGHGLVLGKFYPPHAGHHHLVRTAQDRCERLTVLVCASSVESVPLADRVAWMREVHPDVTVVGAVDDTRMDLHDPAVWDAHMAVFTGAVPEPVDAVFTSESYGDELARRFGAESVCVDPARSVFPVSGTAVRADPAGCWDFLEPPVRAALARRVVVLGAESTGTTTLARDLAGHYRRRGGIWAHTGYVAEYGREFSEQKLAALRARWPGAQWEDVSFTTHDFPLIAETQNAREEAAARTGSPLLVCDTDSFATTVWHERYVGGRNPLVERTADRVTHHLWLLTDHEGVAFEDDGLRDGEELRPWMTDRFRAELTRTGRTFTEITGSRQDRLTAAVAAVDALLAAGWDFAAPLPERR; from the coding sequence ATGAAGCCCTTCGGACACGGGCTGGTGCTCGGGAAGTTCTACCCCCCGCACGCCGGCCACCACCACCTCGTCCGCACCGCCCAGGACCGCTGCGAGCGGCTGACCGTGCTGGTCTGCGCCTCCTCGGTGGAATCCGTACCGCTCGCCGACCGGGTCGCGTGGATGCGCGAGGTGCACCCGGACGTGACGGTGGTGGGTGCCGTGGACGACACCCGGATGGATCTCCACGACCCGGCGGTCTGGGACGCCCACATGGCGGTCTTCACCGGAGCCGTGCCCGAACCCGTGGACGCCGTCTTCACCTCGGAGTCGTACGGGGACGAACTCGCCCGCCGCTTCGGCGCCGAGTCCGTCTGCGTCGACCCCGCACGCAGCGTCTTCCCGGTCTCCGGCACCGCCGTGCGCGCGGATCCGGCCGGCTGCTGGGACTTCCTCGAACCGCCGGTCCGGGCCGCGCTCGCCCGCCGGGTCGTCGTCCTCGGAGCCGAGTCCACCGGCACCACCACCCTGGCCCGCGACCTCGCGGGCCACTACCGCCGGCGCGGCGGCATCTGGGCGCACACCGGCTATGTCGCCGAGTACGGACGCGAGTTCAGCGAGCAGAAGCTGGCCGCGCTGCGCGCCCGGTGGCCCGGGGCCCAGTGGGAGGACGTCTCCTTCACCACCCATGACTTCCCCCTCATCGCCGAGACCCAGAACGCCCGCGAGGAGGCCGCCGCCCGCACCGGTTCGCCGCTGCTCGTCTGCGACACGGACTCCTTCGCCACGACCGTGTGGCACGAGCGGTACGTCGGCGGCCGCAACCCCCTGGTCGAGCGGACGGCCGACCGGGTCACCCACCACCTGTGGCTCCTCACCGACCACGAGGGCGTCGCCTTCGAGGACGACGGACTGCGCGACGGCGAGGAGCTGCGGCCCTGGATGACCGACCGCTTCCGCGCCGAACTCACCCGTACCGGACGCACGTTCACCGAGATCACCGGCAGCCGTCAGGACCGGCTGACCGCCGCCGTCGCGGCCGTCGACGCGCTGCTCGCCGCCGGCTGGGACTTCGCCGCACCCCTCCCGGAGCGACGATGA